In one window of Acaryochloris thomasi RCC1774 DNA:
- a CDS encoding lasso peptide yields MQHKKAYSSPALAVHGSVEEITKGYGRRRRRRRHARHIFIKRARLKHPQGSGS; encoded by the coding sequence ATGCAGCATAAGAAAGCTTATTCATCCCCAGCCTTGGCTGTTCACGGTTCTGTTGAGGAAATCACGAAGGGATACGGTCGTCGTCGCCGTCGTCGTCGTCATGCCCGTCACATTTTCATCAAGCGAGCAAGGCTTAAGCATCCCCAAGGCAGCGGTTCATAG